One window of the Tissierella sp. genome contains the following:
- the cobK gene encoding precorrin-6A reductase, which translates to MIWIIAGTSEAREIIERIKDLDNYIATIATEGGKEFINTHRLIVARMNYEEMMSFCQDRNISLIVDLTHPYAKIVSQYAKKIADKLNIDYIRYVRKKINMARSAIYLNSYEAAYEYLSNISGTVFFTTGSKNIGDFEKVRKGNRFIYRVLPALDSIEECRKYKISMYDIVAVLGPFSTKYNEIMFKEYGVDYVIMKDSGDKGGTIEKIRACEELDIIPIIIGREEEKGIYSLDDIEKIIREKI; encoded by the coding sequence ATGATTTGGATTATCGCAGGTACCAGTGAAGCAAGGGAAATAATAGAAAGAATAAAAGATTTAGATAACTATATTGCCACCATAGCCACAGAAGGAGGCAAAGAATTTATCAATACTCATAGACTCATAGTAGCTAGAATGAATTATGAGGAAATGATGAGCTTCTGCCAAGACCGTAATATATCATTAATAGTAGATTTAACCCATCCCTATGCAAAAATAGTATCCCAATACGCTAAGAAAATAGCAGACAAGCTAAATATTGACTATATTAGATATGTTAGAAAAAAGATAAATATGGCAAGAAGTGCAATTTACTTAAATAGCTATGAAGCTGCTTACGAATATCTATCTAATATTTCAGGAACAGTATTTTTCACAACAGGGTCAAAAAATATTGGTGATTTTGAAAAGGTAAGAAAGGGCAATAGATTCATTTATAGAGTACTACCAGCCTTAGACAGCATAGAAGAATGTAGGAAATACAAGATTTCAATGTATGATATAGTAGCAGTCCTAGGACCATTTTCTACAAAGTATAATGAAATAATGTTTAAAGAATATGGGGTTGATTATGTTATAATGAAAGATAGTGGAGATAAAGGTGGAACCATTGAGAAAATAAGAGCTTGTGAAGAGCTTGATATAATACCAATAATAATAGGAAGAGAAGAAGAAAAAGGTATATATAGTCTAGATGATATAGAAAAAATCATCAGAGAAAAAATTTAG
- a CDS encoding cysteine-rich small domain-containing protein, with product MENSYRFYRNTSCDYFPCHKVEKEDEFNCMFCYCPLYLLEDCGGNNIDNDGVKDCSYCIIPHRPKGYDYINNKLMEQNDLKRRK from the coding sequence ATGGAAAACTCATATAGATTTTATAGAAATACTTCCTGTGACTATTTTCCCTGTCACAAGGTAGAAAAAGAAGATGAATTCAATTGTATGTTTTGCTATTGTCCATTATATCTTTTAGAGGATTGTGGTGGAAATAATATAGACAACGATGGAGTCAAAGATTGTTCATATTGCATAATACCTCATAGACCAAAAGGCTATGATTATATAAATAATAAGTTAATGGAACAAAATGATTTAAAAAGACGAAAATAA
- the cobT gene encoding nicotinate-nucleotide--dimethylbenzimidazole phosphoribosyltransferase, whose protein sequence is MNSLKETLNLIGPVDENAKKITREKWDGLVKPMGSLGTLEEATIKIAGMTGKVANKIDKKAIVVMCSDNGVADEGVSSAPQIFTKILTESMTKGLTGVATLGKYTNTDIVTVNLGVIGEINDPQIINRKIANGTKNFVKESAMTYEEAVKSIEVGIEIGDKLYSEGYDILGTGEVGIGNTTTSAAVLSALTGLDVDITCGKGAGLTAEQHSNKKDIIRKGIEVNKPNKEDPIDVLAKVGGFDIGGMCGVVLSAAKNKKPVVIDGFISGVAALCAVKLNPLVKDYIIPSHLSGEPGAQYVLNELKLKPMLNLGMRLGEGSGCPLTFQIIEAGLYTLENMGTFAELALDGDALVDIREE, encoded by the coding sequence ATGAATTCATTAAAAGAAACATTAAATCTCATAGGGCCAGTAGATGAGAATGCAAAGAAAATTACTAGAGAAAAATGGGATGGATTAGTGAAACCTATGGGTAGCTTAGGTACATTAGAAGAAGCTACTATAAAAATAGCAGGTATGACTGGTAAAGTAGCTAACAAAATCGACAAAAAAGCCATAGTTGTAATGTGTAGTGACAATGGAGTGGCAGATGAAGGAGTAAGTTCTGCACCTCAAATATTTACAAAGATTTTAACAGAAAGCATGACTAAGGGATTGACTGGTGTTGCTACATTGGGCAAATATACAAATACGGATATTGTAACAGTAAATCTAGGTGTAATTGGTGAAATAAATGACCCACAAATAATAAATAGAAAGATTGCAAATGGGACAAAAAACTTCGTAAAAGAATCAGCTATGACTTATGAAGAAGCAGTTAAATCCATAGAAGTAGGTATAGAAATAGGGGACAAACTATATAGTGAAGGATATGATATTTTAGGCACTGGAGAGGTAGGCATAGGAAATACTACTACATCTGCAGCAGTTTTATCTGCTTTAACAGGTTTAGATGTAGATATAACCTGTGGAAAAGGAGCGGGTCTTACGGCTGAACAACATTCTAACAAGAAGGATATAATCAGAAAAGGAATAGAGGTAAACAAGCCTAATAAAGAAGATCCAATTGATGTACTAGCAAAGGTAGGAGGCTTTGATATAGGTGGAATGTGTGGAGTAGTTTTATCAGCAGCTAAAAATAAAAAGCCTGTAGTAATAGATGGATTCATTTCTGGTGTAGCAGCTCTTTGTGCTGTTAAATTAAATCCATTGGTTAAAGACTATATAATTCCGTCTCATTTATCAGGAGAACCAGGAGCTCAATATGTATTGAATGAATTAAAGTTAAAACCGATGTTAAATTTAGGTATGAGATTAGGAGAAGGATCAGGTTGTCCATTAACATTTCAAATCATAGAAGCGGGTCTTTATACATTAGAAAATATGGGCACATTTGCTGAATTAGCCTTAGATGGGGATGCATTAGTAGATATAAGAGAAGAATAA
- the cobU gene encoding bifunctional adenosylcobinamide kinase/adenosylcobinamide-phosphate guanylyltransferase, with product MITLVTGGARSGKSRFAENLYKDKKDVVYIATSKIFDDEMEERIKLHQNSRPREWRTYEGNYNLQDAIDKEKNYLLDCITVLTSNIMFDISKDAEYIDYEMQRDIEDTIVLEIKNLISNIKTKDYNLVLVTNEVGDSIVPEHHVSRVFRDIQGRVNQQIAQLTDQVYLVCCGIPVKIK from the coding sequence ATGATTACTTTAGTTACAGGTGGAGCAAGATCAGGGAAGAGTCGTTTTGCAGAAAATCTATATAAGGACAAAAAAGATGTAGTATATATTGCTACATCTAAGATATTTGACGATGAAATGGAAGAAAGAATAAAACTGCACCAAAATTCTAGACCACGGGAGTGGAGAACCTATGAAGGCAATTATAATCTTCAGGATGCTATAGATAAGGAAAAAAATTATCTTCTAGATTGTATTACAGTCCTTACATCCAATATTATGTTTGATATATCTAAGGATGCAGAATATATAGATTATGAGATGCAAAGAGACATAGAAGATACTATAGTTTTAGAAATCAAAAACTTAATCAGTAATATTAAAACAAAGGATTATAATCTAGTTTTAGTTACCAACGAAGTAGGAGATTCCATAGTTCCTGAGCACCATGTATCTAGGGTATTTAGAGATATTCAAGGAAGGGTAAACCAACAGATAGCTCAACTCACAGATCAGGTTTATTTGGTATGTTGTGGCATACCAGTGAAAATTAAATGA
- the cobS gene encoding adenosylcobinamide-GDP ribazoletransferase, with the protein MIKGLILSLQFFSRIPININVDFNEKNAKYSVFFLPLVGAIIGGLGGLVYYLISPYNKLIASFLALLTTIIATGGLHLDGLSDTCDGFFSNRDKEKALEIMKDSRIGAFGVLSIVLLILFKFILIASIEMLPIAIILSFANSRLVVARIISYKKSARPGGLGDFFHSSKPEKLMIASAVIYIAILILLDIRYLIPLLITALAGEYISHVSCKKIDGLTGDVYGAIIEIGEAISLLSFWGVMIWI; encoded by the coding sequence ATGATAAAGGGGCTAATACTTTCTTTGCAGTTTTTTTCAAGAATACCAATTAATATAAATGTAGATTTTAATGAGAAAAACGCCAAATACTCGGTATTTTTTCTACCCTTAGTTGGAGCTATAATTGGAGGATTAGGAGGACTGGTCTACTATCTAATTTCTCCATATAATAAACTTATTGCTTCTTTTCTTGCATTACTTACCACTATAATAGCAACAGGAGGCCTGCATTTAGACGGACTTTCAGATACTTGTGATGGTTTCTTCTCCAATAGAGATAAGGAAAAGGCTTTAGAAATAATGAAGGACAGCAGAATTGGAGCCTTTGGAGTATTGAGCATTGTTCTTTTGATTTTATTCAAATTTATACTTATAGCAAGTATTGAAATGTTGCCAATAGCAATAATACTGTCCTTTGCTAATAGCAGATTAGTTGTTGCAAGAATAATATCCTACAAAAAGAGCGCTAGACCAGGGGGTCTAGGAGATTTTTTTCATAGTAGCAAACCTGAGAAGCTAATGATTGCAAGTGCAGTTATCTATATAGCTATCTTGATATTATTAGATATAAGGTATTTGATTCCATTATTGATTACAGCTTTGGCTGGAGAATATATCTCACATGTATCTTGTAAAAAAATAGATGGACTAACAGGAGATGTCTATGGTGCTATTATAGAAATAGGAGAGGCAATTTCCTTATTGAGCTTTTGGGGAGTGATGATATGGATATAA
- a CDS encoding histidine phosphatase family protein gives MDIIMIRHGESEDNIKKIFSRDDTSLTEKGIEQIKRTKETLKEFTYDKVYYSPLSRTVETLENLGLVGTEELRVREINFGIFTGRTFEEISEVYSDETKLWLEDANNYVIPQGESLLDVYNRVKAFIEEISKEKENILIVTHDCVIRLAMSWIFDNPDYFFKFKIDNGSINIISIEDDYKYIKKLNYN, from the coding sequence ATGGATATAATAATGATAAGGCATGGGGAATCTGAGGATAATATAAAAAAGATTTTCAGTAGAGATGATACATCACTTACTGAAAAAGGTATAGAGCAGATAAAAAGAACTAAAGAAACATTAAAAGAATTTACTTATGATAAAGTATATTACAGCCCATTATCAAGAACAGTAGAAACCTTAGAAAATTTAGGATTAGTAGGTACAGAAGAGCTAAGAGTCAGAGAGATTAATTTTGGAATCTTCACTGGAAGAACCTTTGAAGAAATATCAGAAGTCTATTCTGATGAAACCAAACTATGGCTAGAGGATGCAAATAATTATGTAATCCCCCAAGGAGAAAGTTTATTAGATGTATACAATAGAGTAAAGGCATTCATAGAAGAAATATCTAAAGAAAAGGAGAATATACTAATAGTTACCCATGATTGTGTTATTCGACTAGCCATGTCATGGATATTCGATAACCCAGATTATTTCTTTAAGTTTAAAATAGATAATGGTAGCATCAATATAATATCTATAGAGGATGATTATAAATATATAAAGAAGTTGAATTACAATTAA
- a CDS encoding pseudouridine-5'-phosphate glycosidase — MNLKDILVVNPEVQKALDENKPVVALESTIISHGMPYPKNVETALNVEKIVRENGAIPATIAIIGGKLSVGITHEEIDYLGKKGLDVTKASRRDIPILVARKEDGATTVAATMIIAALAGIKIFATGGIGGVHRGAETTMDISADLEELANTNVAVVCAGAKSILDLGLTMEYLETKGVPVIGYETDTLPAFYTRDSEFKVNYRMDTPIEIAKSLKAKEDLNMKGSMVIANPIPVEYAMDSSYISKAIEDATVEVEKLGIKGKDTTPYLLDKIQKITEGKSLEANIQLVYNNVKLGAQISSELCKL; from the coding sequence ATGAATTTAAAGGATATTTTAGTAGTAAATCCAGAAGTTCAAAAGGCTCTTGACGAAAATAAACCTGTAGTAGCACTTGAGTCCACTATTATATCCCATGGGATGCCATATCCAAAGAATGTGGAAACAGCTCTTAATGTTGAAAAAATAGTTCGAGAAAATGGAGCTATTCCAGCTACTATTGCTATAATAGGCGGAAAGCTTTCTGTAGGTATTACTCATGAGGAAATTGACTATCTTGGAAAGAAAGGTCTTGATGTAACTAAGGCAAGTAGAAGGGATATTCCAATACTTGTAGCAAGGAAAGAAGATGGCGCTACTACTGTTGCTGCTACTATGATTATAGCTGCCCTTGCTGGAATAAAGATATTTGCCACAGGTGGAATAGGTGGTGTTCATAGAGGAGCTGAAACAACTATGGATATTTCAGCAGATCTTGAAGAATTAGCTAATACCAATGTAGCTGTTGTATGTGCTGGGGCAAAATCCATCTTGGACCTTGGCTTAACTATGGAATATCTAGAGACTAAGGGAGTTCCAGTTATCGGCTATGAAACAGATACACTTCCTGCTTTTTATACTAGAGATAGTGAATTTAAGGTAAATTATCGAATGGATACTCCAATTGAAATTGCGAAGTCCCTAAAGGCAAAGGAAGATTTAAATATGAAGGGTTCTATGGTCATTGCAAATCCTATTCCTGTAGAATATGCCATGGATAGCTCCTATATTTCAAAAGCAATAGAAGATGCAACTGTTGAAGTTGAAAAACTTGGTATCAAAGGAAAGGATACAACGCCTTATTTACTGGATAAAATTCAAAAGATAACAGAAGGTAAAAGCCTTGAAGCTAATATTCAATTGGTATATAACAATGTAAAATTAGGAGCGCAGATTTCTTCTGAATTATGTAAATTATAA
- a CDS encoding helix-turn-helix domain-containing protein encodes MEKYHLCPKFEDAFELLGKRWTGLIIRTLLSGEKRFSDISAAIPNMSARMLTERFKELEHQEIVIRNVYPETPVRIEYELTEKGKELSVAMDEIQKWAEKWI; translated from the coding sequence ATGGAAAAATATCATTTATGTCCAAAATTTGAAGATGCTTTTGAGTTATTGGGGAAGAGATGGACAGGATTAATTATAAGAACGCTGCTAAGTGGAGAGAAACGCTTTAGTGATATATCAGCAGCTATACCCAATATGAGCGCAAGAATGCTAACAGAAAGATTTAAAGAATTGGAGCATCAAGAAATCGTTATTCGTAATGTATATCCTGAAACCCCTGTAAGAATCGAATATGAACTTACTGAGAAAGGAAAAGAACTTAGCGTAGCTATGGATGAGATACAAAAATGGGCAGAGAAATGGATATAA
- a CDS encoding pirin family protein, giving the protein MLRRLESKDMGKSDLGWLKSLFHFSFSNYYNPDNMNFGVLRVINDDLLKANTGFDTHPHKDMEIISYVVDGELTHGDSMGNKNAIGRGHVQYMSAGTGIYHSEHNFGEDTLRFLQIWILPSEKGLKPSYGDYRFKWEDRKNKWLQIVSSVEGNAPIKIYQDANIYVLELDKDKEIEFKVDEGRQAYLVQIEGSTQIDGNILKDRDALEIVEEDIIIKANDLSHVLIIEMKKEN; this is encoded by the coding sequence ATGTTAAGAAGACTAGAAAGCAAAGATATGGGTAAATCAGATTTAGGTTGGTTAAAAAGCCTTTTTCATTTTTCGTTTTCAAACTACTATAATCCAGATAATATGAACTTTGGTGTATTAAGAGTAATAAATGATGATTTATTAAAAGCTAATACTGGATTTGATACTCACCCTCATAAGGATATGGAGATAATATCTTATGTAGTGGATGGAGAACTTACTCACGGTGATAGTATGGGAAATAAAAATGCTATAGGAAGAGGCCATGTGCAGTATATGAGTGCAGGAACTGGAATTTATCATAGTGAACATAATTTTGGTGAAGACACTTTAAGGTTTTTACAGATATGGATATTACCAAGTGAAAAAGGGCTTAAACCAAGCTATGGTGACTATAGATTCAAATGGGAAGACAGAAAGAATAAATGGCTTCAAATAGTATCAAGTGTTGAAGGAAACGCACCTATAAAAATATATCAAGATGCAAATATATATGTATTAGAATTAGATAAGGATAAAGAAATAGAGTTTAAAGTAGATGAAGGTCGCCAAGCTTATTTAGTACAAATAGAAGGAAGTACACAGATAGATGGAAATATATTAAAAGACCGAGATGCATTGGAAATTGTTGAAGAGGACATAATAATAAAAGCAAATGACCTATCTCATGTCTTAATAATAGAAATGAAAAAAGAAAATTAA
- a CDS encoding nitroreductase family protein: MTKNFYEGLKERRSYYGISKENVISDEKLQELIEDVVKHTPSAFNSQTARVVLLLGKNHTKLWDITTEIMRQKLSPEQFPTTEGKLKTFEAGYGTVLFFEDTSIVKSLQEQFPSYKDNFPIWSLESSGMNQYNVWLALELEGYGASLQHYNELIEEDVKKEWNIPDSWQLRSQMPFGKAVSEPGEKDFSPIEERVKVYK; the protein is encoded by the coding sequence ATGACAAAAAATTTTTATGAAGGATTAAAAGAAAGAAGATCATATTATGGAATTAGTAAGGAAAATGTCATATCAGATGAAAAATTACAAGAATTAATAGAAGATGTAGTGAAACATACGCCATCAGCTTTTAATTCACAAACAGCTAGAGTAGTATTGTTACTTGGCAAAAATCATACAAAACTATGGGATATTACAACAGAAATAATGAGACAAAAATTGTCACCTGAACAGTTTCCTACTACAGAAGGAAAGCTTAAGACTTTTGAAGCTGGATACGGTACAGTTTTATTCTTTGAAGATACAAGTATAGTAAAAAGTCTACAAGAACAATTCCCTTCTTACAAAGATAATTTTCCAATATGGTCATTAGAATCATCTGGAATGAACCAATACAATGTTTGGCTTGCACTAGAACTAGAGGGATATGGAGCATCATTACAACACTATAACGAGCTTATAGAGGAAGATGTTAAAAAAGAATGGAATATACCAGATAGCTGGCAATTAAGATCACAGATGCCATTTGGTAAAGCAGTATCTGAGCCAGGTGAAAAAGACTTTAGTCCTATAGAAGAAAGAGTAAAAGTATATAAATAA
- a CDS encoding NAD(P)H-dependent oxidoreductase, protein MLKIGIIIGSTRPGRNAEQVSKWYYEVAKKRTDAEFELIDIADYNLPLLDEELPAGWNQYAKEHTKKWAAKIAEFDGFVMVTPEYNHAPSAALKNAIDYLALEWNNKAVAFVSYGSAMGVRAVEHLRLVAGELQMADIRQQVMFSLFTDFEDMSVFKPGEGKDKSVNEQLDQLIPWTKAMKTVRG, encoded by the coding sequence ATGTTAAAGATAGGTATAATTATAGGAAGTACAAGACCAGGTAGAAATGCTGAACAAGTTTCAAAATGGTACTATGAAGTAGCAAAGAAGAGAACAGATGCTGAATTTGAGCTTATAGATATTGCTGATTATAACTTGCCATTGTTAGATGAAGAACTTCCAGCAGGATGGAATCAATATGCTAAGGAACACACTAAAAAATGGGCTGCTAAAATAGCTGAATTTGATGGATTTGTAATGGTAACTCCAGAATATAACCACGCTCCATCTGCTGCACTTAAAAATGCTATAGATTATTTAGCACTTGAATGGAATAATAAGGCAGTTGCATTTGTAAGCTATGGTAGTGCAATGGGAGTTAGAGCAGTAGAACATTTAAGATTGGTTGCGGGAGAGCTTCAAATGGCTGATATTCGTCAACAGGTTATGTTCTCTTTATTCACTGATTTTGAGGATATGAGTGTATTTAAACCAGGTGAAGGTAAGGATAAGAGTGTAAATGAACAACTTGATCAATTGATTCCTTGGACTAAAGCTATGAAAACAGTTCGTGGATAA
- a CDS encoding PfkB family carbohydrate kinase — protein MERQYVSIIGGANIDIIGTPYYKLNPNDSNPGKSALALGGVARNIAENLSRMGVNIEFITVLGADGYSNEIQSSCQDLNISLKHSLIMPDERTSTYLCINNELGEMQLAISDMEIYKYITPDYLEKKLEIINGGAACVLDTNIPQESLEYIMDNSNVPIFLDTVSTKKTEKIKDSIRNIHTLKPNIIEAEILSNMKIHTTEDLEKATDFILKKGIERLFVSLGEKGVYYTDGVKRGSIPPISTEVINTTGAGDSYIAALVWAYLKDFNIEKSAKAGLAASSICIQSNMTVSEHMSAEKIINLIK, from the coding sequence ATGGAAAGACAATATGTGTCTATTATTGGTGGTGCCAATATTGATATTATAGGTACACCTTATTATAAATTAAACCCAAATGATTCAAATCCAGGTAAATCTGCATTGGCATTAGGTGGAGTTGCTAGAAATATTGCTGAAAATCTTAGTAGAATGGGAGTTAATATAGAATTTATCACTGTATTAGGTGCCGATGGTTATTCTAATGAAATACAAAGCAGTTGTCAGGATCTAAATATTAGCTTAAAACATTCTCTAATTATGCCTGATGAGAGAACCTCTACTTATCTTTGCATCAATAATGAACTAGGAGAAATGCAATTGGCTATTTCTGATATGGAGATTTATAAATATATCACCCCAGATTATTTGGAAAAAAAACTAGAAATAATTAATGGTGGAGCAGCATGTGTACTAGATACTAATATTCCTCAAGAATCACTGGAGTATATAATGGATAATTCAAATGTACCTATATTTCTTGATACGGTTTCTACTAAAAAAACCGAGAAAATTAAAGACTCTATTCGTAATATTCATACTTTAAAACCTAATATTATAGAAGCAGAAATCTTATCTAATATGAAAATTCACACCACAGAAGATTTAGAAAAGGCAACTGATTTTATTCTAAAAAAAGGTATTGAAAGGCTGTTTGTTTCCTTAGGGGAAAAAGGTGTATATTATACAGATGGAGTAAAAAGGGGCAGTATTCCACCTATTTCTACAGAAGTGATAAATACTACAGGGGCTGGAGATAGTTATATAGCAGCTTTAGTTTGGGCATATTTAAAGGATTTTAATATAGAAAAATCAGCAAAAGCCGGATTAGCTGCATCTTCTATTTGCATACAATCAAATATGACTGTATCAGAGCATATGTCTGCTGAAAAGATAATAAATTTAATCAAATAG
- the dpsA gene encoding dipicolinate synthase subunit DpsA, with protein MKIAVIGGDKRSIGLAKMLWEDGHDIKVFGFNKLEDTSLNHIDDMNLAIKESETIIGPLPCSKDNIILNTPFNLEEILLEEVFSLMESNQIFIGGKITEKISDIAGIYNISTIDLLEREEMAVLNAIPTAEGAIQVAMENIDITLHGSNIMILGFGRIGKILAKMLHGIGSNVFVEARNHTDLAWISSYGYIPIHLDSINDYIHNMDVVFNTIPTMVLGENLLVKMKKESLIVDLASIPGGIDFKKAEELEIKTIWALGLPGKVAPITAAKVMKETIYNIVGELEG; from the coding sequence ATGAAAATTGCTGTAATAGGTGGAGATAAAAGAAGTATTGGGTTGGCAAAAATGCTCTGGGAAGATGGTCATGATATTAAAGTATTCGGCTTTAATAAATTAGAGGATACTTCATTAAATCATATAGATGATATGAATTTAGCTATTAAAGAATCAGAAACAATCATAGGGCCATTACCTTGTTCAAAGGATAATATAATATTAAATACTCCATTTAACCTAGAAGAAATACTATTAGAGGAAGTTTTTAGTTTAATGGAAAGCAATCAAATATTTATTGGTGGAAAAATTACTGAAAAAATATCAGATATTGCAGGAATCTATAATATTTCTACTATAGATTTACTTGAAAGAGAAGAGATGGCAGTACTAAATGCAATACCCACTGCAGAAGGGGCGATTCAGGTTGCAATGGAAAATATAGATATTACTCTTCATGGTTCTAATATTATGATCTTAGGATTTGGAAGGATAGGAAAAATACTTGCTAAAATGCTTCATGGAATTGGTTCTAATGTCTTTGTTGAGGCAAGAAATCATACAGATTTAGCATGGATTAGTAGCTATGGTTATATACCAATACATTTAGATTCAATAAATGACTATATTCACAATATGGATGTAGTTTTTAACACTATTCCTACCATGGTTTTAGGAGAAAATTTATTAGTAAAAATGAAGAAGGAATCCTTAATTGTCGACCTAGCATCTATACCTGGAGGCATTGATTTTAAAAAAGCTGAGGAATTGGAGATAAAGACTATTTGGGCATTAGGGTTACCTGGAAAGGTAGCGCCTATTACTGCTGCAAAAGTTATGAAAGAGACAATTTATAATATCGTAGGAGAATTGGAGGGGTAA
- a CDS encoding dipicolinate synthase subunit B has translation MLLDGVKVGIAVTGSFCTFETILIEMQRLVDEGADVYPIMSYNAYNFDTRFGTAEEWKEKIKTVTGKEIISTIQDAESIGPKAYLDIIVIAPCTGNTLAKLANAITDTPVTMAWKAHLRNKKPAVVAISTNDGLGANAKNIAVLLDKKNVYFVPFGQDDAIKKSTSLIAHYDMIVPTILEALKGKQIQPLLV, from the coding sequence ATGTTGTTAGATGGGGTAAAGGTTGGTATTGCAGTTACAGGTTCATTTTGTACCTTTGAAACTATATTAATAGAAATGCAAAGACTAGTTGATGAAGGAGCAGATGTTTATCCAATAATGTCTTATAATGCATATAATTTTGATACTAGATTTGGTACTGCAGAAGAATGGAAAGAGAAAATAAAGACAGTAACAGGGAAGGAAATCATATCAACAATACAAGATGCAGAATCAATTGGTCCAAAGGCATACCTTGATATAATTGTTATAGCACCTTGTACAGGAAATACACTTGCAAAATTAGCAAATGCAATCACGGATACACCAGTGACTATGGCTTGGAAAGCACATTTAAGGAACAAGAAACCAGCAGTAGTCGCTATATCTACAAATGATGGACTTGGAGCTAATGCAAAGAACATAGCTGTATTATTGGATAAGAAAAATGTATATTTTGTGCCATTTGGCCAAGATGATGCAATTAAAAAATCCACCTCACTAATTGCTCATTATGACATGATAGTGCCTACTATTCTAGAGGCACTCAAAGGAAAACAAATTCAGCCATTGTTAGTATAA
- a CDS encoding DUF1232 domain-containing protein produces the protein MKIDFNAIFRKLEGKANAISFDNARLKNLLESARQKAEGNKQIMEIWDDLKILIELIRDWMKGEYRDLNRSSVVMVIISLLYLVNPLDLIPDFIIGGFVDDLAVIAYVIKKISEELNLYKKWKNIDNNNNKDEEAEIFENTKDDDNIEVTEYTVYENEED, from the coding sequence ATGAAAATAGATTTTAATGCAATTTTTAGAAAGTTAGAGGGTAAAGCCAATGCAATTTCCTTTGATAATGCTAGACTAAAGAATCTTTTAGAATCAGCTAGACAAAAGGCAGAAGGAAATAAACAAATTATGGAGATTTGGGATGATTTAAAAATACTTATAGAATTAATTAGAGATTGGATGAAAGGGGAGTATAGGGACTTAAATAGATCTTCTGTTGTCATGGTAATAATATCCTTATTATATCTAGTTAACCCATTAGATTTAATACCAGATTTTATTATAGGGGGTTTTGTTGATGATTTAGCAGTTATTGCATATGTAATTAAAAAAATATCTGAGGAGTTAAATCTATATAAAAAATGGAAGAATATAGACAATAATAATAATAAAGATGAAGAGGCAGAAATATTTGAAAACACGAAAGATGATGACAATATAGAAGTAACAGAGTATACAGTATATGAAAATGAAGAAGATTAA
- a CDS encoding YciI family protein, whose translation MILYAAILKTIDPRKDAEVLDEHKAYLQKYIDIGKIYAKGPFTDHSGGLVIYKVDSIDEAREIIENDPVIRENSREYLLKEWRSNID comes from the coding sequence ATGATATTATATGCTGCCATATTAAAGACTATTGACCCTAGGAAGGATGCAGAGGTATTAGACGAGCATAAGGCTTATCTTCAAAAGTATATTGATATAGGGAAAATTTATGCAAAAGGACCTTTTACAGATCATAGCGGAGGGTTGGTTATTTATAAAGTAGACAGTATTGATGAAGCAAGAGAAATTATAGAAAATGATCCAGTCATTAGAGAAAATTCTAGAGAATATCTCCTTAAAGAATGGAGAAGCAATATTGATTAA